A region from the Paludicola sp. MB14-C6 genome encodes:
- a CDS encoding amidophosphoribosyltransferase: MGGIFGAVSKTDCVTDLFFGIDYHSHLGTRRGGMAVYSENKGFMRAIHNIENSPFRTKFERDVLEMKGNIGIGCISDNEPQPLIVRSHLGNYAITTVGRINNEQELVNLSFEQGSSHFLEMSGGKINATELVASLINQKATITEGIQYAQEIIDGSITILILTSEGIYGARDKMGRTPLIIGKKENAFCLSFESFAYLNLGYRDKKELGPGEIVYVTPDGIKIKKAAQKKMKICAFLWTYYGYPTSCYEGVNVEQMRYNCGKILAKDDHVDIDFVAGVPDSGTAHAIGYANESGIPFARPFIKYTPTWPRSFMPTNQSMRNLVAHMKLIPVDSLIRDKKLLFIDDSVVRGTQMRETVEFLYECGAKEVHIRPACPPIMYGCKYLNFSRSTSEMDLITRRVIKELEGENHENAVSEYIEAGSEKYNKMIDMICQKLNFTSLKYQTLDGMLDAIGIDKSQICTYCWNGKE, translated from the coding sequence ATGGGCGGTATATTCGGAGCAGTTTCAAAAACAGATTGTGTTACTGATTTATTTTTCGGTATTGATTATCACTCACATTTAGGCACCCGTAGAGGTGGTATGGCAGTTTATTCCGAAAATAAAGGCTTTATGAGAGCCATTCATAATATCGAAAATTCACCTTTCCGTACAAAATTCGAACGTGATGTTTTAGAAATGAAAGGTAACATCGGAATCGGCTGTATAAGTGATAATGAGCCTCAACCATTGATTGTTCGCTCTCATCTTGGTAATTATGCAATTACTACTGTTGGTCGAATTAACAATGAACAAGAACTTGTTAATCTTAGTTTTGAACAAGGAAGCTCCCACTTTCTTGAAATGAGTGGCGGAAAAATCAACGCAACCGAACTTGTTGCTTCTTTAATTAACCAAAAAGCTACTATTACAGAAGGCATTCAATATGCACAAGAGATAATAGATGGTTCTATTACAATCTTAATTCTTACCAGTGAAGGAATTTATGGAGCAAGAGATAAAATGGGCAGAACTCCATTGATCATCGGTAAAAAAGAAAATGCTTTTTGTTTATCATTTGAATCCTTTGCTTACTTAAATTTAGGCTATCGTGATAAAAAAGAATTAGGCCCCGGCGAAATTGTTTATGTAACACCGGATGGCATTAAAATAAAAAAAGCTGCGCAAAAGAAAATGAAAATATGCGCATTTTTATGGACATATTACGGCTACCCAACTTCTTGCTATGAAGGAGTTAATGTCGAACAAATGCGATACAACTGCGGTAAAATTTTAGCAAAAGATGATCACGTAGATATCGACTTTGTTGCGGGTGTTCCCGACTCAGGTACTGCACACGCAATTGGCTATGCGAATGAGTCCGGTATTCCATTTGCAAGACCATTTATTAAATATACACCGACCTGGCCAAGAAGCTTTATGCCGACTAATCAATCTATGAGAAACCTAGTAGCTCATATGAAGCTAATACCTGTGGATTCCTTAATCCGAGATAAGAAATTACTGTTTATTGATGATTCCGTTGTTCGTGGAACACAAATGCGTGAAACAGTAGAATTTTTATATGAATGTGGTGCAAAAGAGGTGCATATTAGACCTGCTTGTCCACCAATTATGTATGGATGCAAATACTTAAACTTTTCTCGTTCTACTTCAGAAATGGATTTAATTACTCGCAGAGTAATTAAAGAGTTGGAAGGCGAAAACCACGAAAATGCAGTTTCCGAATATATTGAAGCGGGAAGCGAGAAATACAACAAAATGATTGATATGATTTGTCAAAAATTAAACTTTACTTCGTTAAAATATCAAACACTAGATGGTATGCTAGATGCAATTGGTATTGACAAATCTCAAATTTGCACTTATTGTTGGAATGGTAAAGAATAA
- the purC gene encoding phosphoribosylaminoimidazolesuccinocarboxamide synthase, with product MKKLEMIYEGKAKKVYNTDDANVVIVDYKDDATALNGLKKGTIHDKGIINNRVTNHLMKMLEKEGVPTHFIEEISDRETIVKKVSIVPLEVIVRNIAAGSLAKRLGLEEGVKMKRTVLEYCYKDDALGDPMVNEYHILAMEYCTKEELDLIASYSLKINEVLSAYLKDLNIELIDFKLEFGKTADGTIVLADEISPDTCRFWDSVTHEKLDKDRFRRDMGGEEDAYKEIMKRLLGE from the coding sequence ATGAAAAAATTAGAAATGATTTACGAAGGCAAAGCAAAAAAAGTTTACAACACAGACGACGCTAATGTTGTAATTGTTGATTACAAAGACGATGCAACTGCATTAAACGGTTTAAAAAAAGGTACCATCCATGACAAAGGCATTATCAATAACAGAGTAACCAATCACCTAATGAAAATGCTTGAAAAAGAAGGCGTTCCTACTCATTTCATAGAGGAAATTTCTGATCGTGAAACAATTGTAAAAAAAGTTTCTATTGTTCCTTTAGAAGTAATTGTACGTAACATTGCTGCTGGTTCTCTTGCAAAAAGACTTGGCCTTGAAGAAGGCGTTAAAATGAAAAGAACTGTATTAGAATATTGCTATAAAGATGATGCACTAGGCGATCCTATGGTAAATGAATATCATATTTTAGCGATGGAATACTGTACAAAAGAAGAGTTAGACCTTATTGCTTCTTATTCTTTAAAAATTAACGAGGTTCTTTCTGCTTATCTAAAAGATTTAAATATTGAACTAATTGACTTTAAATTAGAGTTTGGTAAAACTGCTGACGGAACCATTGTATTGGCAGATGAAATTTCTCCTGATACTTGCCGCTTCTGGGACAGCGTTACTCATGAAAAACTAGACAAAGACCGTTTCCGCAGAGATATGGGTGGAGAAGAAGATGCATACAAAGAGATTATGAAACGTCTTCTTGGTGAATAA
- the purE gene encoding 5-(carboxyamino)imidazole ribonucleotide mutase: MSTTKKVAVIMGSDSDLPIVNGAIQTLKSFSIPVEVHVMSAHRTPAQACDFSAKAKDNGFGVIIAAAGKAAHLAGVLAAHTTLPVIGIPIKSSTLDGLDALLATVQMPKGIPVATVAIDGADNAAILAAQILAVSDEAIASQLHQMKINMQNEVLAKDAKLQAEINQ; this comes from the coding sequence ATGAGCACAACAAAAAAAGTTGCCGTAATTATGGGAAGCGATAGTGATTTACCAATTGTAAATGGTGCAATCCAAACGCTAAAAAGCTTTTCTATCCCTGTTGAAGTCCATGTGATGTCTGCCCACAGAACACCTGCGCAAGCTTGTGATTTCTCTGCAAAAGCAAAAGACAACGGTTTTGGTGTTATCATTGCCGCAGCCGGTAAAGCTGCACATTTAGCCGGCGTTTTAGCTGCCCACACCACACTGCCTGTCATTGGTATTCCGATTAAATCATCTACTTTAGATGGATTAGATGCACTGCTTGCTACTGTACAAATGCCAAAAGGTATTCCCGTTGCTACTGTTGCAATAGATGGTGCCGATAATGCAGCAATCTTAGCAGCTCAAATTCTAGCTGTTTCAGATGAAGCTATCGCCTCCCAACTCCATCAAATGAAAATCAACATGCAAAACGAAGTTTTAGCAAAAGACGCAAAGTTGCAAGCTGAAATCAATCAATAA
- a CDS encoding zinc dependent phospholipase C family protein produces the protein MPASMVHLYIGYQFQQSCHLVHNKPQFYLGCIAPDAVNLDGFAPKDIRYTAHLRKADLDDWMQNVIDFYTEYKEKLDDDFLLGYVLHIFSDIAWDKKYDHLLWAALKKRGLPKEQQFGARWEELFAFDQLQFDEKWWTEHVALELKKSKAIPINNIDADLIDRYRIFKVDKNLQALQYDTPRVLTQELMDEYANYAIALLKNAL, from the coding sequence ATGCCTGCTAGTATGGTGCATCTGTATATAGGGTATCAATTTCAACAATCTTGTCATTTGGTTCATAACAAGCCACAATTTTATTTGGGATGTATTGCGCCGGATGCTGTGAATTTAGATGGATTTGCTCCAAAAGATATTCGTTATACAGCACATTTAAGAAAAGCTGACTTAGATGATTGGATGCAAAATGTAATTGATTTTTATACAGAGTATAAAGAAAAACTAGATGATGATTTTCTATTAGGTTATGTCCTCCATATTTTTTCTGATATTGCTTGGGACAAAAAATATGATCATTTACTTTGGGCTGCTTTAAAAAAACGTGGATTACCAAAAGAACAACAATTTGGTGCACGTTGGGAAGAATTGTTTGCCTTTGATCAATTGCAATTTGATGAAAAATGGTGGACGGAACACGTAGCTTTGGAACTCAAAAAATCAAAAGCAATTCCTATTAACAATATAGATGCAGATTTAATTGACCGATACCGCATTTTTAAAGTAGATAAGAATTTGCAAGCATTACAATATGATACTCCCCGAGTTTTAACGCAAGAGCTGATGGACGAATATGCAAATTATGCAATTGCTTTATTAAAGAACGCTTTATAA
- a CDS encoding coenzyme F420-0:L-glutamate ligase has protein sequence MERKVGTVVRGVRAPIIREGDNLAEIVVDSILDAQKAEGFTINDKDVVAVTEAVVARAQGNYATIDAIAADVKAKFGDETVGVIFPILSRNRFAICLKGIASGCKKVVLMLSYPSDEVGNHLVDIDLLDEKGVNPYTDILTEEKYRELFGTILHPFTGVDYVDYYKNLIKDCGAEVEIIFANNCKTILDYTKNVLTCDIHTRFRTKRILKANGANKVYGLDDILTASVNGSGYNESYGLLGSNKATETTVKLFPNNCQPFVNAVAEKLNAATGKNVEVMVYGDGAFKDPVGKIWELADPVVSPAYTKGLEGTPNEIKLKYLADNNFAHLSGDELKAAISEYIKSKSDNLVGQMESQGTTPRRLTDLIGSLCDLTSGSGDKGTPIVFIQNYFDNYAK, from the coding sequence ATGGAAAGAAAAGTTGGTACGGTTGTTCGTGGAGTTAGAGCTCCTATTATCCGTGAAGGCGATAACTTAGCAGAAATCGTTGTTGATTCAATTCTAGATGCACAAAAAGCAGAAGGCTTTACCATTAACGATAAAGATGTTGTTGCAGTAACAGAAGCTGTTGTTGCTCGTGCGCAAGGTAACTATGCAACAATTGATGCAATTGCTGCTGATGTAAAAGCAAAATTTGGAGATGAAACCGTTGGAGTAATCTTCCCTATTTTAAGCAGAAACCGTTTTGCAATATGCTTAAAAGGTATTGCTTCCGGTTGTAAAAAAGTCGTGTTAATGCTAAGCTATCCATCTGATGAAGTTGGTAACCACTTAGTAGATATCGATCTTTTAGATGAAAAAGGCGTAAACCCTTATACTGATATTTTAACAGAAGAAAAATATCGTGAATTATTCGGCACAATTCTGCATCCATTCACTGGTGTGGACTATGTTGACTATTATAAAAATTTAATTAAAGATTGTGGTGCAGAAGTAGAAATTATTTTTGCAAACAACTGCAAAACCATCTTAGATTATACAAAAAATGTTCTAACTTGTGATATTCATACAAGATTCCGCACGAAACGTATTTTAAAAGCAAACGGCGCTAATAAAGTTTATGGCCTAGACGATATTTTAACTGCATCTGTAAATGGTAGCGGTTACAACGAAAGCTATGGCTTACTAGGCTCTAATAAAGCAACCGAAACAACAGTAAAACTATTTCCAAATAACTGTCAACCTTTTGTTAATGCCGTTGCGGAAAAATTAAACGCTGCTACCGGTAAAAATGTTGAAGTAATGGTTTACGGTGATGGCGCATTTAAAGATCCAGTCGGAAAAATTTGGGAGCTTGCTGATCCGGTTGTTTCTCCAGCCTATACCAAAGGTCTAGAGGGAACACCAAACGAAATTAAATTAAAATACCTAGCAGATAATAATTTTGCTCATCTTTCAGGCGATGAATTAAAAGCTGCGATTTCTGAATACATTAAATCCAAATCAGATAATTTAGTTGGTCAAATGGAATCACAAGGAACAACTCCTCGTCGATTAACTGATTTAATTGGTTCCCTTTGCGATTTAACTTCAGGTAGTGGTGATAAAGGAACTCCAATTGTGTTTATTCAAAATTATTTTGATAATTACGCTAAGTAA
- a CDS encoding LysR family transcriptional regulator, protein MAVKLELYRVFKTVCEMGSISDAAKELFISQSAVSQSIKQLEESLSMNLFHRTPTGVVLTAEGQTLYEYASSAMDLLTAGEKKLEAMKNLLDGDLKVAASDTISQYLLLNKLETFHNAYPKIKLQIFNRTTLESVALLKSGKVDLAFVNLPLEDDELIVEPILTVHDIFVGNPLTENYVTKIFSLQEAAELPLILLENKANSRRYIQNFFQSHGIQLQPEIELGSHELLLEFAKINLGVSCVMKEFSKHYLKTGELVELRIAPPIPERQIGVVRLKGLSITNSVNAFLKICQENENPQK, encoded by the coding sequence ATGGCTGTTAAGTTGGAGCTTTATCGCGTATTTAAAACTGTTTGTGAAATGGGAAGTATATCAGATGCTGCAAAGGAGCTCTTTATCTCTCAATCAGCGGTAAGTCAATCCATCAAACAATTAGAAGAAAGTCTATCTATGAATCTATTTCACCGTACGCCCACAGGGGTTGTGTTAACAGCGGAAGGGCAAACGCTATATGAATATGCATCATCCGCAATGGATTTGCTGACAGCAGGCGAAAAAAAGCTAGAAGCAATGAAGAATTTATTAGATGGTGATTTGAAAGTTGCGGCATCAGATACAATATCCCAATATCTATTATTAAATAAGCTGGAAACTTTTCATAATGCTTATCCCAAAATAAAATTACAAATTTTCAATCGTACAACCTTGGAATCTGTTGCATTATTGAAATCCGGCAAAGTCGATCTAGCCTTTGTTAACTTACCTTTAGAGGATGATGAGCTGATTGTAGAGCCAATTCTAACAGTACATGATATTTTTGTTGGTAACCCGCTAACGGAAAATTATGTAACAAAAATCTTCTCCTTACAAGAGGCAGCAGAACTGCCACTCATTTTATTGGAAAACAAGGCGAATTCTCGTCGGTATATTCAAAACTTTTTTCAATCACATGGAATTCAGCTGCAACCTGAAATAGAGCTTGGTTCTCATGAGTTGCTTTTGGAGTTCGCAAAAATAAACTTAGGTGTTTCTTGTGTTATGAAAGAGTTTTCAAAACATTATCTAAAAACAGGTGAATTAGTAGAATTGAGAATCGCTCCGCCTATTCCTGAACGACAAATTGGTGTTGTCAGGCTGAAAGGGCTATCTATTACAAATTCGGTAAACGCATTCTTAAAAATATGTCAAGAAAATGAAAATCCTCAGAAATAA
- a CDS encoding SGNH/GDSL hydrolase family protein: MLKENAVILFQGDSITDAGRTYDASNDLGAGEDPKKAELGLGFGYPLKVKEYLDTFHKDKHITVINRGISGNRTVDLKNRWDEDCIQLKPDFLSILIGINDTWRRYDSNQLTTTEEYEENFRTILKRAKEECHCDIIILEPFLLPTDPSKESWREDLDPKIQVARKLAREFHATYIPLDGVFAANCVNENPVKLSLDGVHPTSAGHSMIAKLWLDIML, translated from the coding sequence ATGTTGAAAGAAAACGCAGTTATTCTATTTCAAGGCGATTCTATTACCGATGCGGGAAGAACCTATGATGCAAGCAACGATCTTGGTGCAGGTGAAGATCCTAAAAAAGCAGAGCTTGGTCTTGGCTTTGGTTATCCGCTAAAAGTAAAAGAATATTTGGATACCTTTCATAAGGACAAGCATATAACAGTAATCAATCGTGGAATCAGCGGAAACCGTACGGTTGACTTGAAAAACCGTTGGGATGAAGATTGTATTCAATTAAAGCCCGACTTTTTATCAATACTGATTGGTATTAATGATACTTGGAGAAGATACGATTCCAATCAACTTACTACAACAGAAGAATATGAAGAAAATTTCCGAACAATCTTAAAAAGGGCAAAAGAAGAATGTCATTGTGATATTATTATTTTAGAACCTTTTTTACTTCCAACTGACCCTTCAAAAGAAAGCTGGAGAGAAGATTTAGATCCAAAAATTCAAGTTGCAAGAAAGTTAGCTCGAGAATTTCATGCTACCTATATTCCGTTAGATGGTGTTTTTGCCGCAAATTGTGTAAACGAAAATCCTGTAAAACTATCACTTGACGGCGTACATCCAACTTCCGCAGGGCACAGCATGATTGCCAAACTATGGCTGGATATTATGTTATAG
- the aspS gene encoding aspartate--tRNA ligase gives MGNLKRTHYCTEVSLQDVGNEVVVGGFTQRQRDKGNLIFIDLRDRTGIIQLTFDDTTDREVFDKAKHVKSEYVLLAKGIVKKRESVNTEIKTGEIEIFVTELRVLAEAQTPPFHINDNGKVNEEIRLKYRYLDLRRSELQKNIMMRHNIAKVTREYFYENGFIEIETPMMIKSTPEGARDYVVPSRVHNGKFYALPQSPQIYKQLLMISGYDRYIQLARCFRDEDLRADRQPEFTQIDLEMSFVDIDDILAMGEGYVQRLFKDVLDVEIPLPLPRMTYKDAMERYGSDKPDTRFGMEIVDLSEIVKDCDFSVFTGAIADGGSVRAIVAKNAAGELTRKAIDKLTEYVRGIGAKGLAYVRWADEAPNCSFGKFMKESELEAILSHIGCEKGDVAFIVADKNKVTLPVLGSLRLTVAKQLDIIPEGFNFLWITEFPFFEFDEDSQTWVAMHHPFTMPMDECIDLLDTDPGAVRAKAYDLVLNGTELSSGSIRITNYKLQQKMFAALGLTEEEIEAKFGFLVNAYKYGAPPHGGMGIGLDRISMIMCGAETLKDVTAFPKVQNASELMSECPSVIDEKQLDELGICIKTKEVTE, from the coding sequence ATGGGTAATTTAAAACGCACCCATTATTGTACAGAAGTATCCCTTCAAGATGTTGGCAATGAAGTTGTAGTGGGCGGATTTACACAAAGACAAAGAGATAAAGGAAACCTAATCTTTATTGACCTTCGTGACCGCACAGGTATCATTCAATTGACATTTGACGATACAACTGACCGTGAAGTTTTTGATAAAGCAAAGCATGTAAAAAGTGAATATGTATTACTTGCAAAAGGTATTGTAAAAAAGCGTGAAAGCGTGAATACAGAAATTAAAACAGGTGAGATTGAAATTTTCGTAACAGAACTTCGTGTTCTTGCCGAAGCACAAACTCCACCGTTCCATATTAACGACAACGGAAAAGTAAACGAAGAAATTCGTTTAAAATATCGTTATTTGGATTTAAGACGCAGCGAATTACAAAAGAACATTATGATGCGTCATAACATTGCAAAAGTAACAAGAGAATATTTCTATGAAAACGGATTTATTGAAATCGAAACACCAATGATGATAAAATCAACACCGGAGGGTGCAAGAGACTATGTTGTGCCTTCTCGTGTGCATAATGGTAAATTCTATGCGTTACCACAATCTCCTCAGATTTACAAACAGCTTCTTATGATTTCTGGATATGACCGTTATATCCAATTGGCTCGTTGCTTTAGAGATGAAGACCTTCGTGCTGACCGTCAACCTGAATTTACGCAAATTGACTTAGAAATGAGCTTTGTGGACATTGATGATATTTTAGCAATGGGCGAAGGATATGTACAACGCTTATTTAAAGATGTATTAGATGTTGAAATTCCATTACCACTTCCACGTATGACCTATAAAGATGCAATGGAGCGTTACGGCAGCGATAAACCGGATACTCGTTTTGGAATGGAAATCGTTGATTTATCCGAAATCGTAAAAGATTGTGACTTTAGCGTGTTTACCGGTGCAATTGCAGATGGCGGCAGTGTTCGTGCAATTGTTGCTAAAAATGCAGCAGGCGAGCTAACTCGTAAAGCAATTGATAAACTAACCGAATATGTTCGTGGCATTGGTGCAAAAGGTTTAGCTTATGTAAGATGGGCTGATGAAGCGCCAAACTGTTCTTTCGGCAAATTTATGAAAGAGAGCGAGCTAGAAGCAATTCTATCTCATATCGGATGTGAAAAAGGCGACGTTGCATTTATTGTTGCAGATAAAAACAAGGTAACACTTCCTGTTTTAGGTTCTCTTCGTTTAACTGTTGCAAAACAATTAGATATCATTCCTGAAGGCTTTAATTTCTTATGGATTACTGAATTCCCATTCTTTGAATTTGATGAAGATTCTCAAACTTGGGTTGCAATGCACCATCCATTTACCATGCCAATGGACGAATGTATCGATTTATTAGATACCGATCCCGGCGCAGTTCGTGCAAAAGCATATGACTTAGTATTAAACGGCACAGAGCTTTCCAGTGGTTCTATTCGTATCACAAATTATAAACTGCAACAAAAAATGTTTGCAGCTCTAGGCTTAACCGAAGAAGAAATCGAAGCAAAATTCGGATTCTTAGTAAATGCATATAAATACGGAGCTCCACCACACGGCGGTATGGGAATTGGATTAGACCGTATTTCTATGATCATGTGCGGTGCGGAAACGCTAAAAGATGTTACCGCATTTCCAAAAGTGCAAAATGCAAGCGAGTTAATGTCTGAATGTCCATCCGTTATTGATGAAAAACAACTTGACGAACTTGGCATTTGTATAAAAACAAAAGAAGTAACCGAATAA
- the hisS gene encoding histidine--tRNA ligase, with the protein MAITAPRGTQDILPGESYRWQFVERLVLEAASKYGFQEIRTPTFEQLDLFCRSVGDTTDVVQKEMFEVKAQKGTDLFALKPEGTAGVVRSAIEKSLLNDALPFKACYITPCFRHERPQAGRLREFHQFGCEMFGSKSPSADVEIISIANHIFQMLDIKGIELNINSIGCPTCRADYHRALKEYFTAKKDVLCGTCLERLDKNPMRILDCKCPTCQEVAKDAPIVLDYLCEDCKTHFDGVQTRLHTLGIPFQINTKIVRGLDYYTKTVFEFISNDIGAQGTICGGGRYDGLVEQLGGKPTPALGFGMGIERLLMLLQAQGITIPEPRACELYIGSMGEKANIKACELTNQLRAEGFYVECDLMDRSVKAQMKYANKIKAQYSFVLGDNELETGKANLKDMQTSEQKEIDFNNDLMNILYDAMLAREANLITEQIGEDAFSRILGMDK; encoded by the coding sequence ATGGCAATTACCGCACCAAGAGGCACACAGGATATTCTTCCAGGTGAAAGCTATAGATGGCAATTTGTTGAACGTTTGGTATTAGAAGCAGCGTCAAAATATGGTTTTCAGGAAATTCGCACCCCAACTTTTGAACAATTGGATTTGTTCTGTAGAAGTGTTGGCGATACGACTGATGTTGTGCAAAAAGAAATGTTTGAAGTGAAAGCACAAAAAGGAACCGATTTATTTGCATTAAAACCAGAGGGCACTGCGGGTGTAGTAAGAAGTGCAATTGAAAAGAGCTTATTGAATGATGCACTTCCTTTTAAAGCTTGCTATATCACCCCTTGTTTTCGTCATGAGCGTCCACAAGCGGGCCGATTAAGAGAATTTCACCAATTCGGTTGTGAAATGTTTGGATCAAAATCGCCTTCTGCTGACGTTGAAATTATTTCGATTGCAAACCATATCTTTCAAATGCTTGATATTAAAGGAATAGAATTAAATATCAATTCTATTGGTTGTCCAACTTGCAGAGCTGACTATCATAGAGCATTGAAAGAATATTTCACAGCGAAAAAGGATGTACTTTGCGGAACTTGTTTAGAGCGTTTAGATAAAAACCCAATGCGTATTTTAGATTGCAAATGTCCAACTTGTCAAGAGGTTGCAAAGGATGCACCAATTGTATTGGATTATCTTTGTGAGGATTGCAAAACTCACTTTGATGGCGTTCAAACCAGATTGCATACGCTAGGCATCCCATTCCAAATCAACACAAAAATCGTTCGTGGATTAGACTACTACACCAAAACTGTTTTTGAGTTTATTTCCAATGATATCGGTGCACAAGGTACTATTTGCGGTGGTGGTCGCTACGACGGTCTTGTCGAGCAACTTGGCGGTAAGCCAACTCCTGCACTTGGCTTTGGTATGGGAATTGAGCGTTTACTCATGTTGCTTCAAGCACAGGGTATTACAATTCCTGAACCAAGAGCTTGTGAATTATATATTGGAAGCATGGGCGAAAAAGCAAATATTAAAGCTTGTGAGCTGACCAACCAACTTCGTGCTGAAGGCTTTTATGTAGAGTGTGATTTAATGGACCGCAGCGTAAAAGCACAAATGAAATATGCGAATAAAATAAAAGCACAGTATTCCTTTGTTCTAGGCGATAATGAATTGGAAACAGGAAAAGCAAACTTAAAAGATATGCAAACAAGTGAGCAAAAAGAAATTGATTTTAATAATGATTTAATGAACATTCTATATGATGCTATGTTGGCAAGAGAAGCAAACTTAATTACCGAGCAAATCGGTGAAGATGCATTTTCAAGAATTTTAGGAATGGACAAATAA
- a CDS encoding methylglyoxal synthase → MNIAIIAHDSKKELMIQFCIAYCGILCKHQICATGTTGKLVEEATGLNIVKFLSGVQGGDQQIASRIACNEIDMVLFFRDPLTVKEHEPNEMNLLRLCDVHNIPIATNIATGEMLIHGLERGDLDWREILHSNR, encoded by the coding sequence ATGAATATAGCCATCATTGCGCATGATTCAAAAAAAGAACTCATGATACAGTTTTGTATTGCATATTGCGGTATTCTTTGTAAACACCAAATATGTGCAACAGGTACAACAGGCAAATTAGTGGAAGAAGCAACCGGATTAAACATTGTTAAATTTTTAAGCGGTGTACAAGGCGGAGATCAACAAATTGCTTCTCGTATTGCTTGTAACGAAATCGATATGGTATTATTTTTCCGAGACCCGCTTACCGTTAAAGAGCATGAGCCAAATGAAATGAATTTACTACGTTTATGTGATGTGCATAATATTCCGATTGCAACAAATATTGCAACAGGCGAAATGTTGATTCATGGACTAGAACGAGGCGACTTGGATTGGAGAGAAATTCTTCATTCAAATAGATAA
- a CDS encoding P-loop NTPase, translating to MAKIISVVSGKGGTGKSTVSAGLGLSLAKMQYSVLMVDLDIGLRSLDILLGLENKIVFDIGDIIENKCKMSDAITKHKTYSALCLLCAPMSITKSFTVSKVIELIDSLKKEYDYIILDLPAGLGLSVIVAEALTDLLCIVTSPDVVTLRDSRKICDVLSQNSDQECKVIINRVSKTALKTSDVKDLDEVMDMVGAPLLGVVREDQWIVSNLGLTNNPKKATNEMQKTFHAIAKRITGEYVPLVVTTV from the coding sequence ATGGCTAAGATTATATCAGTTGTGTCTGGAAAAGGTGGAACAGGTAAGTCTACCGTTAGTGCCGGACTGGGTTTATCTTTGGCTAAAATGCAATATTCCGTTTTAATGGTTGATTTAGATATTGGTCTTCGCTCTTTAGATATTTTATTGGGATTAGAAAATAAAATTGTTTTTGATATAGGCGACATCATAGAGAATAAATGTAAAATGTCTGATGCAATCACGAAACATAAAACTTATTCTGCACTTTGTTTGCTTTGTGCTCCTATGAGTATTACAAAATCTTTTACCGTATCAAAAGTAATTGAGCTAATAGATTCTTTGAAAAAAGAATATGATTATATCATTTTGGATTTACCCGCAGGTTTAGGGCTTAGCGTTATTGTAGCGGAAGCTTTAACCGATTTGCTTTGTATTGTTACTTCTCCGGATGTTGTTACACTGAGAGATTCTCGAAAAATATGCGATGTACTGAGCCAAAATTCGGATCAGGAATGCAAAGTAATCATTAACCGAGTTTCTAAAACTGCTTTGAAAACAAGTGATGTCAAAGATTTAGATGAAGTAATGGATATGGTAGGCGCACCTTTACTTGGTGTCGTTCGAGAAGATCAATGGATTGTAAGCAACTTAGGTCTTACAAATAATCCGAAAAAAGCAACGAATGAAATGCAAAAAACATTTCACGCAATTGCAAAACGTATTACTGGTGAATATGTTCCTTTGGTTGTTACAACCGTATAA